A stretch of the Enoplosus armatus isolate fEnoArm2 chromosome 13, fEnoArm2.hap1, whole genome shotgun sequence genome encodes the following:
- the elmod1 gene encoding ELMO domain-containing protein 1 isoform X1 produces the protein MKHFLRVVTQFFVFLYCKCLWRGLKFVARKFTGRCELQRICYNNKHGARRTLKIESSLRYSKNELLQSALSVHPDKVEKTIDDIMALKKINPDTNPQLGISLQASLLQIVGYRSLVAEVEKLRREPYDCENPEHEDMLMKLWKELRPDTPLTGRISKQWCEIGFQGSDPKTDFRGMGLLGLHNLLYFAEHDKATALQMLHDSLQPKHKQYMTQVCVLHSEINKPEWEQKNLDKAIGYSFAIVGINITDLAYSLLVSGALKTHLYNVAPEMPSLLHFQQTFCYLMQEFHRFWIEEDPSDIMEFNRVRSKFHRRILRQLKNPDMALCPHFSASDLHLVNL, from the exons agtGGTGACCCAGTTCTTCGTGTTCCTCTACTGTAAATGTCTGTGGCGGGGCCTGAAGTTTGTCGCCAGAAAGTTTACAGGACGCTGCGAGCTGCAGCGAatctgctacaacaacaagcaCGGAGCCCGCAGGACCCTCAAGATAG AGTCATCTCTGAGGTACTCCAAGAATGAG ctgctgcagtctgccctCAGCGTCCATCCTGATAAAGTGGAAAAAACCATTGACGACATTATGGCCTTGAAGAAGATTAACCCCGACACCAACCCACA GCTGGGCATCTCTCTTCAGGCCAGCCTGCTGCAGATTGTAGGCTACAGGAGCCTGGTGGCGGAGGTGGAGAAGCTGCGCAGGGAGCCTTATGACTGTGAAAACCCAGAGCATGAGGACATGCTGATGAAG ctatGGAAGGAGCTGCGTCCTGACACACCTCTCACTGGCCGTATCTCTAAACAGTGGTGTGAGATTGGTTTCCAGGGCAGCGATCCCAAGACTGATTTCAGAGGCATGGGCCTACTGGGCCTGCACAACCTGCT GTATTTTGCAGAACATGACAAGGCTACTGCTTTGCAGATGCTGCACGACTCCCTGCAACCAAAGCACAA ACAGTACATGACTCAAGTGTGTGTCCTTCACAGTGAGATAAACAAGCCTGAATGGGAACAGAAGAACCTAGACAAAGCTATTGG CTACTCTTTTGCCATCGTGGGCATCAACATCACAGACCTGGCCTACTCTCTGCTGGTGAGTGGAGCTCTGAAGACCCACCTGTACAACGTGGCCCCAGAGATGCCCAGCCTGCTGCACTTCCAGCAGACCTTCT GTTACCTGATGCAGGAGTTTCACCGTTTCTGGATCGAGGAGGATCCCAGCGACATCATGGAGTTCAACCGGGTCCGCTCCAAGTTCCACCGGAGGATCCTGCGGCAGCTGAAGAACCCGGACATGGCTCTGTGCCCCCA
- the elmod1 gene encoding ELMO domain-containing protein 1 isoform X2, translated as MKHFLRVVTQFFVFLYCKCLWRGLKFVARKFTGRCELQRICYNNKHGARRTLKIESSLRYSKNELLQSALSVHPDKVEKTIDDIMALKKINPDTNPQLGISLQASLLQIVGYRSLVAEVEKLRREPYDCENPEHEDMLMKLWKELRPDTPLTGRISKQWCEIGFQGSDPKTDFRGMGLLGLHNLLYFAEHDKATALQMLHDSLQPKHNEINKPEWEQKNLDKAIGYSFAIVGINITDLAYSLLVSGALKTHLYNVAPEMPSLLHFQQTFCYLMQEFHRFWIEEDPSDIMEFNRVRSKFHRRILRQLKNPDMALCPHFSASDLHLVNL; from the exons agtGGTGACCCAGTTCTTCGTGTTCCTCTACTGTAAATGTCTGTGGCGGGGCCTGAAGTTTGTCGCCAGAAAGTTTACAGGACGCTGCGAGCTGCAGCGAatctgctacaacaacaagcaCGGAGCCCGCAGGACCCTCAAGATAG AGTCATCTCTGAGGTACTCCAAGAATGAG ctgctgcagtctgccctCAGCGTCCATCCTGATAAAGTGGAAAAAACCATTGACGACATTATGGCCTTGAAGAAGATTAACCCCGACACCAACCCACA GCTGGGCATCTCTCTTCAGGCCAGCCTGCTGCAGATTGTAGGCTACAGGAGCCTGGTGGCGGAGGTGGAGAAGCTGCGCAGGGAGCCTTATGACTGTGAAAACCCAGAGCATGAGGACATGCTGATGAAG ctatGGAAGGAGCTGCGTCCTGACACACCTCTCACTGGCCGTATCTCTAAACAGTGGTGTGAGATTGGTTTCCAGGGCAGCGATCCCAAGACTGATTTCAGAGGCATGGGCCTACTGGGCCTGCACAACCTGCT GTATTTTGCAGAACATGACAAGGCTACTGCTTTGCAGATGCTGCACGACTCCCTGCAACCAAAGCACAA TGAGATAAACAAGCCTGAATGGGAACAGAAGAACCTAGACAAAGCTATTGG CTACTCTTTTGCCATCGTGGGCATCAACATCACAGACCTGGCCTACTCTCTGCTGGTGAGTGGAGCTCTGAAGACCCACCTGTACAACGTGGCCCCAGAGATGCCCAGCCTGCTGCACTTCCAGCAGACCTTCT GTTACCTGATGCAGGAGTTTCACCGTTTCTGGATCGAGGAGGATCCCAGCGACATCATGGAGTTCAACCGGGTCCGCTCCAAGTTCCACCGGAGGATCCTGCGGCAGCTGAAGAACCCGGACATGGCTCTGTGCCCCCA